ATCGCAAGGGCGGCTGCTCAAAGCCTATAAATGCGAACCGTCGACAAAACGGACCCATGTCGAATATAATCCCCATCCGAGGGGCTCGGGAGTTACGCTCTAATGCGGCTTCGGCGTTAAACAATAACTGAAAGTGAGATGGAGAATATGTCGATTATTACAACAATTGTCATTGGCTTGGTAGCCAAGCTCCTTATGCCTGGTAAAGACCCTGGTGGCTTTATCATGACCACACTGCTTGGTGTCGCTGGCGCGGTAATGGCAACATTTTTCGGCCAAATACTCGGTTTATATCCTGATGATCAATCAGCTGGCTTTATCGGCGCGGTTCTTCTTTTGTTGCTGTATCGTGCCATCGTTGGCAAGAAACATACAGTTTACACTGTGCGCAAAAGTTAAATAAATCCAGATTTTTTATCAGGGCTTCTCGCCCGTTTATACATATGACCCAGCACAACCCTAATACGTGGATTGTGCTGTATATCAAAACAATTGAAAGGAATTGAAATTATGTCTAAGCTTGAAACATTGCATGATCTTCTTGTTGATCAAACAAGAGACATATTCTACGCGGAAAAACTGTTGACCAAGGCACTCCCCAAGATGATGAAGAAGACAGAGTCCAAAGAACTTCGACAAGCTTTGGAAAACCATCTTACAGAGACTGAAAATCAGGTTATCCGGCTGGAGAGCGTTTTTAAAGAATTGGGCATATCCGCCCAAGGGAAAAGATGTCCGGCAATGGAAGGATTGGTTGAAGAAGCAACCGAAATTATGAATATGGACGGCACTCCGGAAGTAATTGATGCCGGTATTATTTGCGCAGCTCAAAAAGTCGAACATTATGAGATTGCCACCTACGGTTCGCTTCGCACGTTCGCAGAAACTCTGGGCCTCACCAAGGTCGTTACCCTTTTTGATGAAACCCTCAGAGAGGAACATGCGGCCGACGAAAAGCTCTCATCCATTGCCGAAAGCTATATAAATCCTGAAGCCAAAGGGGCATGTGAGAGTGTAAAGCGACCGACTTCACGCTAAACTCGCGGCTCGATACTTGTATGGGCAGTTTATCCCATGCTTTAACCTTTAGGTTGGTTTACGATTTACATTAGTTGAATATTTCGGTTCTGCTGCATAACCATGAACAGGACCGAAATACTCTTTGTTGCTCAAGTTATCTGTTTCATGAGCGACTACCGGAATTAGCGCAAGGGTGACCAGAGACCAGTAGTCGAGCATCTAAAATGGACCTATTTAACAAGCCCAGGGATGAGCCATTTTTATCCTTAGATGTATTCTCTTCTGCAAATCGGTACATAACTGCCTGTCTGCTGTAAAAATAAGGAGGGAAAGAGGCTAGGATACAATCGTTTCGTAACTCTTAAGACAAGGAGACAGCTGCAATGTGGAGAAGAGAATGCAAGTCACTCTATGGAGCGTACACTGCGATTCTATTGGTTTCCGTCGCAGTCTCCTGTACGACGACAGGTTGCCGCGATATCAATCTCAATGATCCGCCACCTAACCCGGGAGTAGTTACTGGCCCCGCCTTCTCGGCAAATCCCACAACCGGGAATATACCTCTTAATGTCACCTTTACAAACCAAACTCAGGGGGATATTATTTCACGCTCGTGGTCGTTTGGCGACGGCGCGACATCAATTGAGAATAATCCGTCACATGTGTACGCACGAGAGGGAAGCTACAGTGTGACGCTGGTCTGTCGTGACTCGGCTGGAACAGACACCCTCACAAAGACAAATTTCATCACAGCGACAACTGGTCCCGCGCCTCTCAATGCTGAATTTACGGCATCGCCAACATCGGGAAACAGTCCCCTCGCGGTTCAATTTGCAAATCAATCCACAGGCAGTATAACATCGTATCAATGGTCTTTCGGCGACGGCGGGACATCTGATGCTCAAACACCAAGTCACACATATTCGAGCAACGGGCGCTTCACAGTTCGATTGATTGTTGTGGGAGCGACGGGAGCAGATACATCTATCAGAACAGACTATATCTCTGCTACAACCAATGTCCCTGTGGCAAATTTTTCGGCCACGCCTACCTCCGGACCCAAGCCACTCAAGGTACAGTTCACGAGCACGTCATCAGGGACGATTTCAACGTATCGCTGGAGCTTTGGCAACGGGGCGACCTCGTCAAGCAAGAACCCGTCATATACGTACAATCAAAAAGGGAAATATACAGTAAAGCTGAAAGTCACCGGGCCCGGTGGGTCGGACGAACTGGTACGCACCAACTTTATCGAAGTAAAAAATGTCCGGCCCACGTCTGAATTCCTCGGGAGCCCGCTTTCCGGCGCACCCCCTTTGACTGTTCAATTCACAAACAGCTCAACTGGCGATATCAGCGCGAATGTCTGGTCTTTTGGAGATGGGGGGGTATCGACATCAACAAACCCCAGCCACCAGTACACGTCGGCTGGGGTTTACGATGTCTCGTTACTGGTACTGGGCCCCGATGGTTCAGACACGACAACCAAGAGCGGGTATATTGCCGTCGCCTCACCGGCGCCTCGAGCGGCTTTCAGCGCAGGTCCCAGGTCAGGTAATAGTCCGTTAAGTGTTAGTTTTAGTGACCAGTCAACAGGATCAATTTCATCTCGAGAATGGAGTTTTGGAGACGGGGTTACCTCGACTCAAAGAAATCCGTCTCACCAATATACATCGAATGGTTCCTATAATGTTTCCCTCAGTGTGCTGGGGTCGGGCGGATCCGACACAGAAGTTAAGAACAATTATATTACTGTTAGTTGTGCGTCCCCCATTGCCAATTTTACAGGAAATCCACGTTCAGGCATGCCAGGCTTAACAGTCAGTTTTACAAATACATCCACAGGACTTTATGACACATTCTCCTGGGAATTCGGTGATGGCGGAACTTCAACCGGGGCCAATCCGAGTTATACCTATACTGCAGAAGGCACATACACCGTCAAACTCACAGTAAACGGCTCATGCGGTTCGGATACTAAGACGGAGTCTGGATACATAACGATCACAGCTCCTGTACCACAATGTCAGAACATCGGGCACACAGTTGGAGTGCACGGTCCATTTTGGCCAGTATTGGTGCAAGGTGACTGCAGTCTTGCAGTAGGCAATGATGGTAGTCCAATCACCGGAGGAGGGAGTGGCCCCGAGGTCAAGATATTGATTGAGCTGGTTCTCAGGAATTCCGGTAAAGAGCTCTGGGCGGTAATTTCTATGGAAATTCAGGAGGATAGCGAAGATAATTCAAAGGCACAAACCTCACAGGAATTATACCTCGGCTTTACTGCTCCATCAGGATGGAAGATTGACCGAATTGAAGGTTCTCAAACGGAAGAGTGGAAATATAATGATGAAGATAATGACTATGACAGCAAGAGCTTTGATCTTTGCGTAATCAGGGCCATGGGACAGACCGAAGGCGACGATATTTGTGGTACTACGCGTGATGATTCGCATTTTATCGTTGAATTCAATCCCATTACTTTAAAGATTTGTGAAGAGTAATTCGCTTTCCTTTGCGTGATTGACAATGACAGGAGGGGGGAACGGACTATGAGGGGAATATTTCGCGCCTTGCTGGCCGGATACGGAGCTAAGAAGCTCGGCGGTGGATGCTTGTCAACTATCCTCATATTTGTCATCCTCTTCTGGATTTTTGGATACGTATCCTGCTAAAAAACAGAAGCAGAACTCTTTTGGGTTGTAAATAACTCGTTCTGTCTTCGAGAAGGTTGAGGAAAATGGGCATGAAAATAGCATTGTTAATCGTGGGAATCCTCATGATTGTAGCAACAATCCTTCCAACGGTTCGGACCAATGCATGGTGGATACGAGTCTTTGACTTTCCTCGCGGCCAAATAGCTCTTATTACCCTTGCCTGCCTCGTGGTCTATTTGTGGCACTTCGATAATTTTTCACTTCTTGAAAACTTATTTATCGCCGGCCTTGGATTGACCGTCTTCTTTCAAAGCATGTCCATGTATCCATATACCCTCCTGTCGAAGGTGCAGGTTCAAAAGTGCGTCATTTCACCGGGACTCTCCACAATCAGTCTGCTTGTCGCCAACGTGCTGATGAACAATCGCAATACTGAGCAATTGCTGTCAATTATTCAGGAGAAAAATCCCGATCTTGTTCTAACACTCGAAACCAACCAATGGTGGCAGGAGAGGCTAAAGTTTCTGGATGAATCTTATCCCTATTCAGTATCGCATTTACTGGACAACTTCTATGGCATGTTCTTACAGTCGCGCTTAGAACTAATCAATCCGACCGTGGAGTTTCTAATCGAAAAAAATGTCCCCTCGATCCATTCGATTGTCAGGTTGTCTTCAGGGGAGCACATTGAATTGCATTGTCTGCATCCTAAGCCCCCAAGTCCCACGGAAAACGATACGTCCACTGAGCGGGACGCCGAATTGCTGATTGTCGCTAAATCCGTAAAATCCTCACGTTTGCCAATAATTGTCGCCGGAGATCTCAATGATGTCGCATGGTCTCATTCGACGGCTCTCTTTCAAAAAATAAGCGGTCTGCTTGATCCGCGAATAGGACGCGGCTTTTTTAATACGTTCAGCGCCAACATACCTTTCTTCCGCTGGCCGCTCGACCATGTCTTTCATTCGGATCATTTCAAGCTTGTGGAGATTGAACGTCTTGCGAAATTAGGATCAGACCACTTTCCCATGTTTATTAAACTCAATTATGAGCCTACAGCAATCCAGAAACATACGGCTCCAACTGCAGACCACGAAGACCATAAAGAGGCAAATGAGCAGATTGAGAAGGCTGCGAGGAAGACCGGACAGCCGGTCATTGTGTTACAGCCTATACGTCCGAAATAAAATTATTAGGAAATAGAACGACCAGGAAGAAGGGGAGCATTCAGACATGGTAACAGACGTCCGCATTCAACGATCCACCCGGACTTTTATTACTGTGCTTGGAATTATTGGAATCTTTTTCATTCTCTATATAAGCAAAAGCATTCTTATTCCATTTACCTTTGCCGTCCTGCTCGCTGCACTGCTCTATCCAATTAAGAGATTTCTCGATAAAAAAAAGGTGCCAGAGACTTTATCCATATCGATGACGCTGCTCATTGCCATAGCCGTTGTCGCGGGAGTGTTGATTTTTATCATTTTTCTGGTAGCAAGGGTTACAGAAGACTTCCCCAGATTTCAAACACAATTCTCAGAGTTTATTGATGAGACGCAGTTGACAGTGGAGCAAAAATTCGGCATTCAGACCGAAAAACAGATAGCGTGGATTAGAGAGCGCGCTTCTACTGCTCTCGAAGGCAGCGCATCGCTTGTTGGGCAGACATTTCTCGTCATAACCGATATATTAGTCATAATCACTTTAGTGCCTCTCTATGTCTTTCTTTTGCTTCTCTACAAGCCGCTTATTGTCGAGTCTATTGTTCAAATAATTGCGGGAACAAGCAGAACTGACAGCAAAGATGTGCGAACGGTAATTGGTGATACTCGAGGCGTCATACAGAATTATCTGGTCGGATTGCTAATAGAAACGGCAGTTATCGCTGTTATTTCAATTGTGACATTGCTACTGCTTGGTATCGACTATGCCGTTCTGCTGGGAATAATAATAGCCATAATCAATCTTATTCCATATATAGGCGTGCTAATAGGCAGTGTACTCCCTGCGCTCGTGGCTCTCATAACCAAGGAATCTTCGTGGTACGCGCTGGCGGTAATAGGGATATTTGTAGTCATACAATTTGTCGACGGCAATATAATAATGCCCAGAATTGTCGGTTCGAAAGTAAGCTTGAACGCCTTGGCCTCGATCATGGGCGTATTGATTGGTGGTCTCATTTGGGGACTTCCAGGCCTCTTTCTCGCCCTGCCTATCGTAGCTATTCTAAAAGTTATTTTTGATAGAAGTGAGTCATTACAGCCTTGGGGAATGCTCTTAGGCCACGATGATCTTTCCAATGCCAAAACCGACACCGCCAATTTAAGCAACTAATTCTAAAGAATTAAGATTCCCTGTTCTCTTCTATTCCATCGTATAAAGAGAGAAGAGGAGCATACAGGGGAAATATGAAATCACAGAGTGGAAAAGTGTTCGGGGAAGGTGAATTACACCACAAAGCACTTTCTGGCCCGGCCGCTGCTTCTTCAATCTCCCGGTCGCCTGCCTCAAAGGTGGCGGGCTTCTTTCCTAAACTGGTAGTGAATGTCAAAGATTTTGCTTCTCATTACTTGGGAGGCCTTTATCACAAGTTTGATGAACATCCAATCTTTCTTCTCTCAAGCGGGCTTGCCTTTTCATTATTTGTTACCATTGTCCCTATGGTGTTGTGCGCTTATGCGGTGTTGGGCATGGTCGTCGAGCAAGCCGCAATTGAAGGGGACTTAAGCGCTATGATTGATCAAGCAATTCCCTATCCGAAATATGCCGAAGCGACAAAAGAATTACTCATAGGTCGTGCACAAGCATACGGCGAAGATAAAAAGACGCTGGGCCTGGTTGGCCTTGTATCACTCTTGTTTGCCGCCACAACACTCTTCTCCAGCATGAGGACTATCCTCAACGCCATTCATCATATTCGGTCTACAGAATCAATCATTTTGAGCAAACTCCGCGACTTCAAACTCATGTTTTACTTCCTTCTGCTGATTCTACTCTCAATCACCCTTCTGCCTCTCCTGAACTCAGTAATTGATAAAGCTGCTTGGTTAAATACCGGGAACTATACGGAATTCAAGATCGTTGACCAACTTGTTATGATTGTTAGCTCGGTCGTGACACTTTTTGCCGCTTTCTTTCTTTTATATTTTCTTCTTCCCTATAAGCGACTCGAAAAGAAAGCCATTGCGGTAAGCGCCCTTGCGGCGGCGGCGCTTCTTGTCATTGCGCAAAAGGCATTCGGATTTTATATCCAGAATGCGCTCTCACTTGAAGACATGTACGGTCCGTATGTGGTTGCGCTTATTATTGTGACCTGGATATATTATACCGGGATTGTTTTTATTCTCGGCGCGGTCATCGGTCAGCTCTATCGTGAGCGATGCCACACCGGTTTGGTTCACACCGACTCAAAAGATTGACCTGCATTATCCATTTGACCCTCATTTGCTGTCAATGTATCTTCACCCCTTGAGTAGGCAATGCGCCATTCTGTTTATGAGTAAATCAAGAGTGGCTCAAAACCGAGTGGAAAAGATATGTGTATGAAAGGAAATGATAATGAAGAAATCAGGAATCGTCCTGTTGGTAATCGTTGGATTGCTTGTATTGGCGGCTGTTATGATTTGGGGAGGACGTTCTGCTCTTGTCAGCCGATCGCAGGCGGTTGATGAAAAATGGAGCCAAGTGCAGAATGTCTATCAACGACGATTTGATCTTGTGCCGAATTTGGTGGCATCGGTCGATAATTTTATGATGCGCCAACAAGAGACACTCACCGAAGTCATTGCCATGCGCCAGCGCGTCATTGACTTAAAAGCCTCGGGTGATTCGGCGCTGCTGACCCAGAACCCGCAATTGCTCGATTCAATCTCGACGCTACTCTCACGACAATTAAACTCGTTCATCAATGTGGTTTCTGAGAGATACCCTGAGATAAAGGGTGAGCAATTGTATTCTGATTTGCTTGTTCAGCTCGAAGGAACCGAAAATAGAATTGTGCAGGAGCGAAGAACCTACAATGAAATCGTTCGCGATTACAACACCTATCGTCAAACGGGGATACGAGCACTCATCGCCGGAGCCATCTTTGGATTCCCATATCAGCGTGATTACTTTGCGGCGACTTCGGAGGCCCAAACCGCTCCAAGCGTTCGGGATGCTTTTGATCCGAATAAGAAATAGATAAATAGATAGATGAAAAACTTGCGGCGATATTTTAAATTCACACTTTTGGCTGTGTGCTGTTTTGCGATGTGGAAGACAGCAGCCGCCCTCGAAGTGCCATCCTATCGGGGACCGGTAACCGATCTCGCAGACATTCTGGACAGTCAGGTCGAAGAAGAGCTAAGCGCACTCATTGAACAGTATCGCAGCCAATCTTCTCACCAACTCGGGATACTTACAATTAAGAGCCTTGACAATGAGGGCCTTGAGGATTTTGCGGCCAATGTTTACAAGAAATGGGGAATCGGTAGGGGCAAGGAAGACGACGGCGTGCTTCTCCTGATAGCGGTCGATGACCACAAAGCGCGTCTTGAAATTGGCTATGGACTTGAAGGGGAACTAACCGACCTCGAATCTGGTCGGCTGGTTGGCCGCAGTTCACTCATGGCCGAGCATTTTCGTTCAGGTGATTATCCCTCGGGGATACTGTCGGTAATTGAAGGAGTAATTACGGCTATCGGCGGCGAGTACGTGATTCCGGAAGAGGCCAGAAAGAAGAAATCAAGGGGTTTATCCCCAGCAATTCTCTTCTCACTATTTGCCTTATTCTTTATTCTTCGTTCAAGAATGAGACGAAACCGATTGGGTCCTGGCGGCAGGCGTTTTGGATCATTCGGCGGGCCCTTTATCGGAGGATTAGGTGGTGGAATGCTGGGAGGCTTTGGTGGCGGCTCGAGAGGCGGTGGGGGTGGCTTTAGCTTTGGTGGCGGCTCTTCAGGCGGTGGCGGCGCGAGCGGAGGCTGGTAGGTTGAAACTACTGGGGATTATATATGAAAAGGCTCGTTGAGAAATATTTTTCCGAATTTGACCTTGCGGCAATTGAGCAAGCGGTTAACCGCGCTGAACAAAAAAC
This region of Candidatus Zixiibacteriota bacterium genomic DNA includes:
- a CDS encoding YihY/virulence factor BrkB family protein; the protein is MKSQSGKVFGEGELHHKALSGPAAASSISRSPASKVAGFFPKLVVNVKDFASHYLGGLYHKFDEHPIFLLSSGLAFSLFVTIVPMVLCAYAVLGMVVEQAAIEGDLSAMIDQAIPYPKYAEATKELLIGRAQAYGEDKKTLGLVGLVSLLFAATTLFSSMRTILNAIHHIRSTESIILSKLRDFKLMFYFLLLILLSITLLPLLNSVIDKAAWLNTGNYTEFKIVDQLVMIVSSVVTLFAAFFLLYFLLPYKRLEKKAIAVSALAAAALLVIAQKAFGFYIQNALSLEDMYGPYVVALIIVTWIYYTGIVFILGAVIGQLYRERCHTGLVHTDSKD
- a CDS encoding LemA family protein, whose amino-acid sequence is MKKSGIVLLVIVGLLVLAAVMIWGGRSALVSRSQAVDEKWSQVQNVYQRRFDLVPNLVASVDNFMMRQQETLTEVIAMRQRVIDLKASGDSALLTQNPQLLDSISTLLSRQLNSFINVVSERYPEIKGEQLYSDLLVQLEGTENRIVQERRTYNEIVRDYNTYRQTGIRALIAGAIFGFPYQRDYFAATSEAQTAPSVRDAFDPNKK
- a CDS encoding PKD domain-containing protein is translated as MWRRECKSLYGAYTAILLVSVAVSCTTTGCRDINLNDPPPNPGVVTGPAFSANPTTGNIPLNVTFTNQTQGDIISRSWSFGDGATSIENNPSHVYAREGSYSVTLVCRDSAGTDTLTKTNFITATTGPAPLNAEFTASPTSGNSPLAVQFANQSTGSITSYQWSFGDGGTSDAQTPSHTYSSNGRFTVRLIVVGATGADTSIRTDYISATTNVPVANFSATPTSGPKPLKVQFTSTSSGTISTYRWSFGNGATSSSKNPSYTYNQKGKYTVKLKVTGPGGSDELVRTNFIEVKNVRPTSEFLGSPLSGAPPLTVQFTNSSTGDISANVWSFGDGGVSTSTNPSHQYTSAGVYDVSLLVLGPDGSDTTTKSGYIAVASPAPRAAFSAGPRSGNSPLSVSFSDQSTGSISSREWSFGDGVTSTQRNPSHQYTSNGSYNVSLSVLGSGGSDTEVKNNYITVSCASPIANFTGNPRSGMPGLTVSFTNTSTGLYDTFSWEFGDGGTSTGANPSYTYTAEGTYTVKLTVNGSCGSDTKTESGYITITAPVPQCQNIGHTVGVHGPFWPVLVQGDCSLAVGNDGSPITGGGSGPEVKILIELVLRNSGKELWAVISMEIQEDSEDNSKAQTSQELYLGFTAPSGWKIDRIEGSQTEEWKYNDEDNDYDSKSFDLCVIRAMGQTEGDDICGTTRDDSHFIVEFNPITLKICEE
- a CDS encoding ferritin-like domain-containing protein — its product is MSKLETLHDLLVDQTRDIFYAEKLLTKALPKMMKKTESKELRQALENHLTETENQVIRLESVFKELGISAQGKRCPAMEGLVEEATEIMNMDGTPEVIDAGIICAAQKVEHYEIATYGSLRTFAETLGLTKVVTLFDETLREEHAADEKLSSIAESYINPEAKGACESVKRPTSR
- a CDS encoding TPM domain-containing protein encodes the protein MKNLRRYFKFTLLAVCCFAMWKTAAALEVPSYRGPVTDLADILDSQVEEELSALIEQYRSQSSHQLGILTIKSLDNEGLEDFAANVYKKWGIGRGKEDDGVLLLIAVDDHKARLEIGYGLEGELTDLESGRLVGRSSLMAEHFRSGDYPSGILSVIEGVITAIGGEYVIPEEARKKKSRGLSPAILFSLFALFFILRSRMRRNRLGPGGRRFGSFGGPFIGGLGGGMLGGFGGGSRGGGGGFSFGGGSSGGGGASGGW
- a CDS encoding AI-2E family transporter, which produces MVTDVRIQRSTRTFITVLGIIGIFFILYISKSILIPFTFAVLLAALLYPIKRFLDKKKVPETLSISMTLLIAIAVVAGVLIFIIFLVARVTEDFPRFQTQFSEFIDETQLTVEQKFGIQTEKQIAWIRERASTALEGSASLVGQTFLVITDILVIITLVPLYVFLLLLYKPLIVESIVQIIAGTSRTDSKDVRTVIGDTRGVIQNYLVGLLIETAVIAVISIVTLLLLGIDYAVLLGIIIAIINLIPYIGVLIGSVLPALVALITKESSWYALAVIGIFVVIQFVDGNIIMPRIVGSKVSLNALASIMGVLIGGLIWGLPGLFLALPIVAILKVIFDRSESLQPWGMLLGHDDLSNAKTDTANLSN
- a CDS encoding GlsB/YeaQ/YmgE family stress response membrane protein, giving the protein MSIITTIVIGLVAKLLMPGKDPGGFIMTTLLGVAGAVMATFFGQILGLYPDDQSAGFIGAVLLLLLYRAIVGKKHTVYTVRKS
- a CDS encoding endonuclease/exonuclease/phosphatase family protein; translated protein: MKIALLIVGILMIVATILPTVRTNAWWIRVFDFPRGQIALITLACLVVYLWHFDNFSLLENLFIAGLGLTVFFQSMSMYPYTLLSKVQVQKCVISPGLSTISLLVANVLMNNRNTEQLLSIIQEKNPDLVLTLETNQWWQERLKFLDESYPYSVSHLLDNFYGMFLQSRLELINPTVEFLIEKNVPSIHSIVRLSSGEHIELHCLHPKPPSPTENDTSTERDAELLIVAKSVKSSRLPIIVAGDLNDVAWSHSTALFQKISGLLDPRIGRGFFNTFSANIPFFRWPLDHVFHSDHFKLVEIERLAKLGSDHFPMFIKLNYEPTAIQKHTAPTADHEDHKEANEQIEKAARKTGQPVIVLQPIRPK